The sequence GTCCCGGGAGTGTTTGCCTGCGGCGACATTGCCAGCCCGGCGGCATCGGTGGCGTTTGCGGTCGCCAGCGGCGCCATGGCCGGCGTTGCGACCCATCGCACGTTGATGTTCGGTCTGGGCCACTGATCGCCAACGCATGCACCGGCCGCCCGCGCATGTCCTGTCGGCGTGCGCGGACGAGCGATGGCCGCAGCCGTTAGTGGCGGGATTCCTGCAGCGGAATCTTGTGCTCGGTGGAATACGCGCGCTGTGCAGTATTCAAGGCTTCCATGTCGGTGTTGAGCTGGTTGGAGACCGCTTCCAGATCCTTGACCAACGGCTCCAGTTCGGCATTGGTGTAGCCATCGGGCAGGGCGGCGACGCGTTCCAGCGCCGCCATCATCGCATCGGCGCTCTTGAGGTAGGCCGACAGTTTGGTGTCCAGATCCTTGGCGTTATCCGGCACGCCCGAAGCCATTGCGGTATTGGCCTGCGCATTGGCAGCCAAGGCCTTGCGCTGGCCGTCCAGCGCGGTCTTGTAGCTGGTCAGCGGTTTGTGCGCGACCGCATCGGCGATCAGGCTCTGCCCGCGCTCGCCCGAGACCCACGGATCGATGATGGTCACCGCGCCATTCCAGACCGACACGTTGTGCAGCAGGTAATCGCTGGAAGACAGCTTGGATGCGCCGGAGGTGACACCGCCTCCGCACGCCGAGAGCAACAGGCTGAGGGAGACCAGCAACAGGGTGGTGAACGTCTTCAAAGTAGGATCCTTGATACAACGCGGCTGCCATCGCGTGGCAAATCCGCAGGAACTCAAGGACGCGCCCGGACATCGGCATCGCATTATTTCAAGCCGTCTTCCTTGAGACGAATGCAGTGTGGAGCGCTCCATGCACGCGGCTGCGTACGCTGCGCGCGCAGTATAGCCGCACACCTCGCGCATGCACGTTGCAATGCCAGGTCATTGCTGGAATGCGTCTTTCCGCCAACACATCCGCGACGTCGTCAGCGTCGCAGGCAATGGCTCACGTACACTGCGCGCCCCGCACTGCCTGGACACCAGGGTGAAAAAGCGTCGCACCCGCTCTCCGCCGACGCCGACGCAGTCCACCACCCAGACGTGGCTGGTGCGCGCGGTCGCGCTGGTCGTGGCGATCGCGTGTTGCGGACGGCTATGGCTGCTGCTGGAGGCGATCTCCAAGCGGCGCTATGTCAGCGTCATCCGCGGTCGCCCGACCAGGATCTTCCATGCCGACAGCGACCCGCAGCGGTTCTGGATTTCCATCGGCTGGGATGCCGCGCTGACCTGCACGTTGTTGGCAGTCATCGTCTGGCTCGCTTACGCGGGGTGGGCATCGCATCGCCGAACGCACCTGTGAACGTGCTGGTCAACTTGGCAATCGTTGCCTGCGCGCGCTGCATCGGGTTCGCTCATCGGCTGCAGGCAGGCATGGCTTGAACGGGTGCTGGCAACCAACGCGATGCACCAACGCGGCGGGCGCGTTGACCGCGTGCAAGACAGCGCTCTATGGCGTGCGTTGCTTGCGCGCAGGTTTTTGCGCGTCGTGTTTGGGCCAGATGTCGTAGCTGTAGACGAACTGCTTCTGGTCGGCGCCTGCGGTGGGATCGCAATGCCAGGAGTTGGCAACGATGCCGGGCTCCAGCACCCCATCGACCTCGCGCACCGATTGCGATTCGAACGCGCAGATGGGCCCATGGCGGGCAACGTCCCAGTCCCCGGGGGCGGTCGGATGCGCATGCTGCACCAGCACGATGTCGCTGCCATTGAAGTGATGGACCTGCGCGCCGTGCTCCCGGTTGATGCTGAAGTAGCACGGGGCACGCACGCCCAGTGGCAGCACTTCGTCGTCGCGCAAGATGGCGCATTTGCCAGCGCGCTCGCCCAGCCGGATCTGGCGCCCGGCCAGCGTTGCGGTGGTCACCGGATAACGCGTGCTCACTTCCGACATGGGGTGTGCCGGCGCATTTTGCGCGCAGGCCGTCGCACACAACACCATCAACAGCGTGGCACAGACCGAGGCGGCGAGATGAGTGCGCATGCAACGTCCGTGTCGAGGGCTGGGCAGTATCGCAGATTCGTCCGGCGGCATTGCCGGGCGAGGGCACCTAACGTCGCACAGGCAAGGTGGCGAGCACGCCATCCAGCGCGAGTTGGGCGGTAAAGCCGGCCTTGGTCAGGCGCTTGGCCACTTCGTTGGGCACATCGCGTCCGCTGGTGAGTCTGTTGGGGGCGCCGGTGTAATGAAACAGCCGCCCGCCACGGCGTAGCACACGCGCAAGTTGGTCGTAGAACACCTGCGAGTACAGCTCGCCGGCAATGCCGAAACGCGGTGGGTCATGCAGGATGGCGTCGACCGAATCGTCCGCCAGCGTGGCGATGTGCTGCGAGATGTCGGCATGGGTGAGGTGCAGGCGCCCGCCAGCATCGGTCGCTTTCGGATTCGGCGACCACGGGTTGAGGGTGCGCAGCCACAGCACGTCGGCATTCTTTTCGAAGGAGAGTATCTGCGCCACGCCGTCCTCCAGCGCGCAGGCCGCGAAATACCCAAGGCCGCCGCAGGTGTCCAGCACGATCTTGCCACGCGGGTTCACCAGCGCCACCTTGCGGCGCGCATCCTCGAACGGCGATATCTGTGCAGACGGCAACATCTTGATGCCATCGATCTCGAAGGTGGGCGCCCCCCAGTCGGTGGGCACCAGCTTGATCAGCCCACTGCCGAAACGCGAGATCGGCGCAAAATCGTCGCCCCCCCAGAAATACACCGTGCGGTCCTTCAGCTTGCCCGGATAGGGAAAGCCCATGCCGCGCCATTGCCAGGTCTGTGCGTCGAGCTGCACGGTATCGTTGCCGATGCCCAGATCCAGCGACCCGGTCCACGTGGCAAGGCCGGCGCTGCGTGCGGCCAGCAGCGCCTGGGCATCGGAAAGGGTGAGCAACGGGCCGGAGTAGTGGGTCACGTGGTCGCACTGTTGTCGCTGGCCGCTAACGGCAGCGTGTCGAATAAGGAAGGAAGCGCTTCCAGGCATCGTAACCGACAGCGCGACGAGTTAAAAACGTGGTGACGCGTGCGCGACGCATCGCTGCGTGTGCGTGCGCTGGCCGGGGGAAGTTGGCGCCGCGTAAACGCAGTGCCTGCCCAGTGGTAACGGATTTGGTCTGTGATGACGGCGAAGGCGCGCAAGGAACCGCGACTGCCGAGCCGTTGAGGGAGCTTCGCTAACGTTGGGTAATGCACGCTCTTACGAGCGCGCTCTGTACCCTGCCAGGGTGCGCGGTCCGATGGTCATGCCAGCGCTATTCCAACGATCTGGCGTGGACGCCTTGGGACCGGTAGCGAGATCATCCGGCCAGCAGGCTCCCGTCTCGCTGCATAATGCGTCCGTTCCCCCGCGCTGCATTGGCGTGGGCTGTCATCGAATGCACGAGGCGCGTGATGCTCAAAGGTGTGCTGCTCGGTTTTGCGTGTTATGCGGCTTATTCGATCAGCGATGCCTTCGTCAAGCTGCTCGAAGGCACGCTGCCCGTCTACGAGGTGCTGTTTCTCGGCGCCTTGCTGATGCTGTTGGCGGTGCCGTTCCTTAAGAAGCCCGACGACCAGCTGCGCGAACTGGTCATGGCCAAGCAGCCGGCACTGTGGCTGCTGCGCGCGCTCACCGGCGCCATCGGCAATCTCACTTCGGTGATCGCCTTCACTACCTTGCCGATGGCCGAAGCGTTTGCGCTGATCTTTTTGATGCCGATTTTCGTCACCGTGCTATCGGT comes from Xanthomonas vesicatoria ATCC 35937 and encodes:
- a CDS encoding class I SAM-dependent methyltransferase; this translates as MTHYSGPLLTLSDAQALLAARSAGLATWTGSLDLGIGNDTVQLDAQTWQWRGMGFPYPGKLKDRTVYFWGGDDFAPISRFGSGLIKLVPTDWGAPTFEIDGIKMLPSAQISPFEDARRKVALVNPRGKIVLDTCGGLGYFAACALEDGVAQILSFEKNADVLWLRTLNPWSPNPKATDAGGRLHLTHADISQHIATLADDSVDAILHDPPRFGIAGELYSQVFYDQLARVLRRGGRLFHYTGAPNRLTSGRDVPNEVAKRLTKAGFTAQLALDGVLATLPVRR